One stretch of Candidatus Nitrosotenuis cloacae DNA includes these proteins:
- a CDS encoding response regulator translates to MSLKILVAEDNAFTATQYTKVLQKNGHRVIVTRDGEECLQIYENALSEFDSLDQNPFDVILLDNNMPKKSGVEVAKEILDKRPNQRIIFASAYDINSLIKSPGIVPDSVEILEKPFSLNTMVNRVQA, encoded by the coding sequence ATGAGTCTCAAGATTTTGGTGGCAGAAGACAATGCGTTTACTGCGACCCAGTACACCAAGGTGCTGCAAAAAAACGGCCACAGGGTAATAGTAACTAGGGACGGCGAGGAATGTCTGCAGATTTACGAAAACGCACTATCCGAATTTGACTCACTAGACCAGAATCCATTTGATGTCATTTTACTAGATAATAACATGCCAAAGAAAAGCGGAGTCGAGGTGGCAAAGGAGATTCTAGACAAGCGACCAAACCAGAGAATAATCTTTGCATCAGCATACGATATCAATTCACTGATTAAATCGCCTGGAATTGTACCGGATTCAGTAGAAATCTTGGAAAAACCATTCTCACTAAATACAATGGTAAACAGAGTTCAGGCCTAA
- the trxB gene encoding thioredoxin-disulfide reductase has protein sequence MMSSDGGSTVMIEKEFPKTEKKKTRFDVIIIGAGPAGYTAGIYCSRARHDTLILSGILPGGQLVNTTEVENYPGFENGIMGPDLMITMRKQTERMGTTIIDDEVIDVDFRHKPFKILTSSEEYECRAVIIATGATPRKLGLAGEQTFGGKGVSYCATCDGPFFRNQEIVVVGGGDSAIEEATFLTKFASKVHLVHRKEQLRASKVMQERAFSNQKIQFHWNSAVTDIIGEQKVQTAVLSDIKSGQKTNLPVGGIFVAIGHEPNTKIFVNSIELDENGYIKLKDHTKTNIPGVFAAGDVHDHRYRQAITAAGFGCMAAIDVDKYLTENKS, from the coding sequence ATGATGTCCTCAGACGGCGGTTCTACCGTAATGATCGAAAAAGAGTTTCCAAAAACAGAGAAAAAGAAAACCAGATTTGATGTAATAATTATTGGCGCAGGTCCTGCAGGATATACTGCCGGGATTTATTGCTCTCGCGCAAGACATGACACTTTGATTTTATCTGGAATTTTGCCTGGCGGGCAGTTGGTCAACACCACAGAAGTGGAGAACTATCCAGGATTTGAAAACGGGATAATGGGACCAGACCTAATGATTACAATGCGAAAACAAACAGAGCGAATGGGCACTACCATTATAGACGACGAGGTAATTGATGTTGATTTTCGACACAAGCCCTTCAAGATTCTCACATCATCCGAAGAATACGAGTGCAGGGCAGTGATCATTGCAACTGGCGCTACTCCAAGAAAGCTAGGACTGGCAGGGGAGCAGACCTTTGGCGGAAAAGGCGTATCATATTGCGCAACATGTGATGGGCCGTTCTTTAGAAACCAGGAGATAGTAGTAGTCGGCGGTGGAGACTCGGCAATCGAAGAGGCTACATTTCTGACCAAGTTTGCAAGCAAGGTTCATCTGGTTCACAGAAAGGAACAGCTCAGAGCAAGCAAGGTAATGCAAGAGCGAGCATTTTCAAATCAAAAGATCCAATTCCACTGGAATTCCGCAGTCACAGACATTATCGGTGAGCAAAAGGTACAGACGGCAGTGCTCAGCGATATCAAGTCAGGCCAAAAGACCAACCTACCAGTAGGCGGAATCTTTGTAGCAATTGGACATGAGCCAAACACAAAGATCTTTGTCAACAGCATAGAACTAGATGAGAATGGCTACATCAAACTAAAGGACCATACCAAGACCAACATTCCTGGCGTGTTTGCTGCAGGCGACGTTCACGATCACAGATACAGGCAAGCAATCACGGCAGCCGGCTTTGGTTGTATGGCAGCAATCGATGTAGACAAGTACCTAACTGAGAACAAATCCTAG
- a CDS encoding sensor histidine kinase produces MFEKTSLKLSGTVGIIILLLGVTILFGTFQMSKVSSEIIILSEAYKPLQTSLNKIELYHASQVDSFERLIIAQQNNLDSDNVKEEFWSSIILIQSEIEQAKKITQSGFSVAPDPTQANFRLVHQMFVDIEQSSIEYEELAKSALQTPDNAILLKQIATKNVQIQDKIKSATNEIDSFNEQSIYAIEEHERGWLIVQIGIIITVGVIAMTLRHFFGQINSELKKEIESKTHELSEANKKLQDLDKMKNEFISIASHELKSPIQPIFGFAELAQSGDIDQKEAWDGVTMLAKKLQDLANDVLDVTRIESSRLALYAEKISLNETIHEATRMAQTGMTKPIKILEELDSDVTIEADRTRLDQVLRNIINNSIKFTDAGYIKVKTITNKNEAIISISDTGLGIPEDILPKIFGKFATKGHERENQSGNGLGLFLCKGIIDAHGGKISARNNQDGGATFEFSLPITPKNTIDTIAN; encoded by the coding sequence TTGTTTGAGAAGACCAGTCTGAAACTTAGTGGAACCGTTGGAATCATCATATTGTTGTTAGGTGTCACTATACTGTTTGGAACATTTCAGATGTCAAAGGTCAGCTCTGAAATTATAATTTTATCAGAAGCATACAAGCCACTCCAAACAAGCCTGAACAAAATTGAACTATACCATGCCAGTCAGGTGGACAGCTTTGAGAGGCTGATCATAGCACAACAAAACAATTTGGATTCAGATAATGTAAAGGAGGAGTTCTGGTCAAGCATTATACTGATACAATCTGAAATAGAACAGGCAAAAAAAATCACGCAGAGCGGGTTTTCTGTTGCGCCAGACCCAACCCAAGCAAACTTTAGGCTAGTGCATCAAATGTTCGTAGATATTGAACAGTCATCCATAGAATATGAGGAGCTTGCAAAATCAGCTCTGCAAACACCAGACAATGCCATTTTACTAAAGCAAATTGCTACAAAGAATGTACAAATCCAAGACAAGATAAAATCTGCAACAAACGAGATTGACTCGTTTAATGAGCAATCAATTTACGCAATTGAAGAACATGAGCGAGGATGGCTTATTGTGCAAATAGGAATCATAATTACAGTTGGGGTTATCGCAATGACACTACGCCACTTTTTTGGACAGATAAACTCGGAGCTCAAAAAAGAAATTGAAAGTAAAACCCACGAGTTATCCGAGGCAAACAAAAAGCTCCAAGACCTAGATAAGATGAAAAACGAATTCATCAGCATTGCGTCACATGAGCTAAAAAGCCCGATTCAGCCAATCTTTGGATTTGCTGAGCTTGCGCAATCTGGGGATATTGACCAAAAAGAGGCATGGGATGGCGTAACGATGCTTGCCAAAAAGCTCCAAGACTTGGCAAACGATGTTCTAGATGTAACTAGAATCGAGAGTAGTCGACTCGCGCTATATGCTGAAAAAATATCACTAAATGAAACTATACATGAGGCTACTCGCATGGCGCAAACTGGCATGACAAAACCAATCAAGATACTAGAAGAGTTGGACTCGGATGTAACAATCGAGGCAGACCGTACAAGATTGGATCAAGTATTGCGAAACATAATCAATAATTCAATCAAGTTCACCGATGCAGGTTACATCAAGGTAAAGACAATCACAAACAAAAACGAGGCAATCATATCAATATCAGATACAGGCCTTGGCATCCCAGAAGACATTTTACCAAAGATATTTGGCAAGTTTGCAACCAAGGGCCACGAGCGGGAAAACCAGTCAGGAAACGGACTTGGATTGTTTTTGTGCAAGGGCATAATCGATGCACACGGCGGCAAGATCTCAGCTAGGAATAACCAAGACGGCGGTGCAACATTTGAGTTCTCGTTGCCCATCACACCAAAGAACACCATAGATACAATAGCAAACTAG